In Drosophila innubila isolate TH190305 chromosome 2R unlocalized genomic scaffold, UK_Dinn_1.0 1_C_2R, whole genome shotgun sequence, the following are encoded in one genomic region:
- the LOC117783619 gene encoding uncharacterized protein LOC117783619 isoform X7: MPTKSSTGAGSKSKSRTGTEESMSPRKMGIIAIVTVVGCIAILWPKVFHPMMFGGTPPKPNYKDPQQRAGPGGCCDVVLDREEFMNATKPALEPFGPHLYRKQVNLYTGEISLRQERPAHLHPESIYQAMRERGRAIPATPTVPIVERKTSPSNPPPRIVDGRPGPIPGMRPPMGAGALHQPQQRGGSSMGFLMPLYTIGIVVFFGYTIMKIVFKKQVPNAPYGPAPTDPSFRQEVFGQQNHSQVEDLGGTKLVVTAIQGLIDAADEQLNVRDVHKSRIDTDTDIETETDLNKQHDNNENTNLTNVENQNISNGHTIIDQDQDKAKAAKENKQQQQQKKRRDISAEREVTVLGMEVTASCEGGQRWTGRPPTPVYRAPSEHSRKLEDNLPEPQSIYLEGALAHDSQILVTDSQTKREEVYDSELNGSSEEPAVILSSKMTLSLINLDTNQQNGSENKQEIESPLADDIEIIGHDEH; the protein is encoded by the exons ATGCCGACAAAATCGTCGACTGGGGCAGGATCGAAGTCGAAGTCTCGCACGGGAACGGAGGAGAGCATGTCACCCAGAAAAATGGGTATAATTGCGATTGTAACTGTGGTCGGATGCATCGCTATATTATGGCCAAAGGTATTTCATCCCATGATGTTTGGCGGTACGCCACCCAAACCAAACTATAAGGATCCCCAACAGCGCGCAGGACCAGGCG GTTGTTGTGATGTCGTACTTGACAGGGAGGAGTTCATGAATGCCACAAAACCGGCCCTTGAGCCTTTTGGTCCGCATTTGTATCGCAAACAAGTTAATTTGTACACAGGCGAAATAA GTTTACGGCAGGAGCGACCTGCTCATCTGCATCCGGAGTCCATTTACCAGGCGATGCGTGAGCGAGGACGTGCCATACCTGCCACGCCTACTGTTCCGATTGTAGAGCGCAAGACTTCGCCGAGCAATCCACCGCCTCGTATTGTTGACGGACGG CCTGGACCTATACCTGGCATGCGACCTCCAATGGGAGCAGGCGCCTTGCATCAACCTCAGCAACGTGGAGGCAGTAGCATGGGATTCCTGATGCCCCTCTATACCATTGGCATTGTGGTATTTTTTGGATATACGATTATGAAG ATTGTTTTTAAGAAGCAAGTACCAAATGCTCCCTATGGACCCGCCCCAACAGATCCAAGCTTTCGTCAAGAGGTGTTTGGACAGCAGAACCACAGTCAGGTCGAAGACTTGGGCGGTACGAAATTGG TTGTAACGGCGATTCAAGGTCTTATAGACGCTGCCGATGAGCAATTGAACGTTCGAGACGTGCACAAGTCGAGGATTGATACTGATACTGAtattgaaactgaaactgatttAAATAAG CAAcacgacaacaacgaaaatACGAATTTGACCAATGTAGAAAACCAAAACATTTCCAATGGGCATACAATCATCGATCAGGATCAGGACAAGGCAAAAGCAGCTAAAGagaataaacaacaacaacagcaaaagaaacGTCGTGACATCAGCGCTGAGCGCGAAGTAACG GTTCTTGGCATGGAGGTAACAGCAAGTTGCGAGGGCGGCCAACGGTGGACTGGACGCCCTCCAACGCCTGTTTATCGCGCCCCAAGTGAACAT TCCAGAAAATTGGAAGATAATCTACCCGAGCCGCAGTCCATTTATTTGGAAGGCGCCTTGGCACACGACTCACAGATTTTGGTGACCGATTCACAAACAAAACGTGAAGAGGTCTATGACTCTGAGCTGAATGGATCATCTGAAGAACCGGCT GTCATACTCAGTAGCAAGATGACGTTATCATTGATTAATTTGGAtacaaatcaacaaaatggTAGCGAGAACAAACAGGAAATCGAAAGTCCCTTGGCAGatgatattgaaataattggaCACGACGAACACTAA
- the LOC117783619 gene encoding resistance to inhibitors of cholinesterase protein 3 isoform X8, translating to MPTKSSTGAGSKSKSRTGTEESMSPRKMGIIAIVTVVGCIAILWPKVFHPMMFGGTPPKPNYKDPQQRAGPGGLRQERPAHLHPESIYQAMRERGRAIPATPTVPIVERKTSPSNPPPRIVDGRPGPIPGMRPPMGAGALHQPQQRGGSSMGFLMPLYTIGIVVFFGYTIMKIVFKKQVPNAPYGPAPTDPSFRQEVFGQQNHSQVEDLGGTKLGWREHQTRSTTSTSNARRNDKELYNATLSAAELATNLSSTLKAHQQQCHAQQATTPKTLAEVEKTLFNKETEQLMEIEKLRKKLEDTEREMAKLIAEMNTDQYEAKQHDNNENTNLTNVENQNISNGHTIIDQDQDKAKAAKENKQQQQQKKRRDISAEREVTSRKLEDNLPEPQSIYLEGALAHDSQILVTDSQTKREEVYDSELNGSSEEPAVILSSKMTLSLINLDTNQQNGSENKQEIESPLADDIEIIGHDEH from the exons ATGCCGACAAAATCGTCGACTGGGGCAGGATCGAAGTCGAAGTCTCGCACGGGAACGGAGGAGAGCATGTCACCCAGAAAAATGGGTATAATTGCGATTGTAACTGTGGTCGGATGCATCGCTATATTATGGCCAAAGGTATTTCATCCCATGATGTTTGGCGGTACGCCACCCAAACCAAACTATAAGGATCCCCAACAGCGCGCAGGACCAGGCG GTTTACGGCAGGAGCGACCTGCTCATCTGCATCCGGAGTCCATTTACCAGGCGATGCGTGAGCGAGGACGTGCCATACCTGCCACGCCTACTGTTCCGATTGTAGAGCGCAAGACTTCGCCGAGCAATCCACCGCCTCGTATTGTTGACGGACGG CCTGGACCTATACCTGGCATGCGACCTCCAATGGGAGCAGGCGCCTTGCATCAACCTCAGCAACGTGGAGGCAGTAGCATGGGATTCCTGATGCCCCTCTATACCATTGGCATTGTGGTATTTTTTGGATATACGATTATGAAG ATTGTTTTTAAGAAGCAAGTACCAAATGCTCCCTATGGACCCGCCCCAACAGATCCAAGCTTTCGTCAAGAGGTGTTTGGACAGCAGAACCACAGTCAGGTCGAAGACTTGGGCGGTACGAAATTGG GTTGGCGCGAGCATCAGACAA GGAGCACGACGAGCACATCGAATGCCAGGCGCAACGATAAGGAGCTCTACAATGCGACCTTGTCGGCGGCAGAATTGGCCACGAATCTATCCAGCACGCTGAAGGCTCACCAACAGCAGTGCCACGCCCAGCAGGCAACCACCCCCAAGACACTCGCCGAGGTGGAGAAGACGCTCTTCAATAAGGAAACGGAGCAGTtaatggaaattgaaaagttaCGCAAGAAACTCGAGGACACGGAGCGAGAGATGGCAAAGTTAATTGCCGAAATGAACACCGATCAGTATGAGGCAAAG CAAcacgacaacaacgaaaatACGAATTTGACCAATGTAGAAAACCAAAACATTTCCAATGGGCATACAATCATCGATCAGGATCAGGACAAGGCAAAAGCAGCTAAAGagaataaacaacaacaacagcaaaagaaacGTCGTGACATCAGCGCTGAGCGCGAAGTAACG TCCAGAAAATTGGAAGATAATCTACCCGAGCCGCAGTCCATTTATTTGGAAGGCGCCTTGGCACACGACTCACAGATTTTGGTGACCGATTCACAAACAAAACGTGAAGAGGTCTATGACTCTGAGCTGAATGGATCATCTGAAGAACCGGCT GTCATACTCAGTAGCAAGATGACGTTATCATTGATTAATTTGGAtacaaatcaacaaaatggTAGCGAGAACAAACAGGAAATCGAAAGTCCCTTGGCAGatgatattgaaataattggaCACGACGAACACTAA
- the LOC117783619 gene encoding uncharacterized protein LOC117783619 isoform X15, with product MPTKSSTGAGSKSKSRTGTEESMSPRKMGIIAIVTVVGCIAILWPKVFHPMMFGGTPPKPNYKDPQQRAGPGGCCDVVLDREEFMNATKPALEPFGPHLYRKQVNLYTGEISLRQERPAHLHPESIYQAMRERGRAIPATPTVPIVERKTSPSNPPPRIVDGRPGPIPGMRPPMGAGALHQPQQRGGSSMGFLMPLYTIGIVVFFGYTIMKIVFKKQVPNAPYGPAPTDPSFRQEVFGQQNHSQVEDLGGTKLGWREHQTRSTTSTSNARRNDKELYNATLSAAELATNLSSTLKAHQQQCHAQQATTPKTLAEVEKTLFNKETEQLMEIEKLRKKLEDTEREMAKLIAEMNTDQYEAKL from the exons ATGCCGACAAAATCGTCGACTGGGGCAGGATCGAAGTCGAAGTCTCGCACGGGAACGGAGGAGAGCATGTCACCCAGAAAAATGGGTATAATTGCGATTGTAACTGTGGTCGGATGCATCGCTATATTATGGCCAAAGGTATTTCATCCCATGATGTTTGGCGGTACGCCACCCAAACCAAACTATAAGGATCCCCAACAGCGCGCAGGACCAGGCG GTTGTTGTGATGTCGTACTTGACAGGGAGGAGTTCATGAATGCCACAAAACCGGCCCTTGAGCCTTTTGGTCCGCATTTGTATCGCAAACAAGTTAATTTGTACACAGGCGAAATAA GTTTACGGCAGGAGCGACCTGCTCATCTGCATCCGGAGTCCATTTACCAGGCGATGCGTGAGCGAGGACGTGCCATACCTGCCACGCCTACTGTTCCGATTGTAGAGCGCAAGACTTCGCCGAGCAATCCACCGCCTCGTATTGTTGACGGACGG CCTGGACCTATACCTGGCATGCGACCTCCAATGGGAGCAGGCGCCTTGCATCAACCTCAGCAACGTGGAGGCAGTAGCATGGGATTCCTGATGCCCCTCTATACCATTGGCATTGTGGTATTTTTTGGATATACGATTATGAAG ATTGTTTTTAAGAAGCAAGTACCAAATGCTCCCTATGGACCCGCCCCAACAGATCCAAGCTTTCGTCAAGAGGTGTTTGGACAGCAGAACCACAGTCAGGTCGAAGACTTGGGCGGTACGAAATTGG GTTGGCGCGAGCATCAGACAA GGAGCACGACGAGCACATCGAATGCCAGGCGCAACGATAAGGAGCTCTACAATGCGACCTTGTCGGCGGCAGAATTGGCCACGAATCTATCCAGCACGCTGAAGGCTCACCAACAGCAGTGCCACGCCCAGCAGGCAACCACCCCCAAGACACTCGCCGAGGTGGAGAAGACGCTCTTCAATAAGGAAACGGAGCAGTtaatggaaattgaaaagttaCGCAAGAAACTCGAGGACACGGAGCGAGAGATGGCAAAGTTAATTGCCGAAATGAACACCGATCAGTATGAGGCAAAG TTGTAA
- the LOC117783619 gene encoding resistance to inhibitors of cholinesterase protein 3 isoform X9: protein MPTKSSTGAGSKSKSRTGTEESMSPRKMGIIAIVTVVGCIAILWPKVFHPMMFGGTPPKPNYKDPQQRAGPGGLRQERPAHLHPESIYQAMRERGRAIPATPTVPIVERKTSPSNPPPRIVDGRPGPIPGMRPPMGAGALHQPQQRGGSSMGFLMPLYTIGIVVFFGYTIMKIVFKKQVPNAPYGPAPTDPSFRQEVFGQQNHSQVEDLGGTKLGSTTSTSNARRNDKELYNATLSAAELATNLSSTLKAHQQQCHAQQATTPKTLAEVEKTLFNKETEQLMEIEKLRKKLEDTEREMAKLIAEMNTDQYEAKQHDNNENTNLTNVENQNISNGHTIIDQDQDKAKAAKENKQQQQQKKRRDISAEREVTSRKLEDNLPEPQSIYLEGALAHDSQILVTDSQTKREEVYDSELNGSSEEPAVILSSKMTLSLINLDTNQQNGSENKQEIESPLADDIEIIGHDEH from the exons ATGCCGACAAAATCGTCGACTGGGGCAGGATCGAAGTCGAAGTCTCGCACGGGAACGGAGGAGAGCATGTCACCCAGAAAAATGGGTATAATTGCGATTGTAACTGTGGTCGGATGCATCGCTATATTATGGCCAAAGGTATTTCATCCCATGATGTTTGGCGGTACGCCACCCAAACCAAACTATAAGGATCCCCAACAGCGCGCAGGACCAGGCG GTTTACGGCAGGAGCGACCTGCTCATCTGCATCCGGAGTCCATTTACCAGGCGATGCGTGAGCGAGGACGTGCCATACCTGCCACGCCTACTGTTCCGATTGTAGAGCGCAAGACTTCGCCGAGCAATCCACCGCCTCGTATTGTTGACGGACGG CCTGGACCTATACCTGGCATGCGACCTCCAATGGGAGCAGGCGCCTTGCATCAACCTCAGCAACGTGGAGGCAGTAGCATGGGATTCCTGATGCCCCTCTATACCATTGGCATTGTGGTATTTTTTGGATATACGATTATGAAG ATTGTTTTTAAGAAGCAAGTACCAAATGCTCCCTATGGACCCGCCCCAACAGATCCAAGCTTTCGTCAAGAGGTGTTTGGACAGCAGAACCACAGTCAGGTCGAAGACTTGGGCGGTACGAAATTGG GGAGCACGACGAGCACATCGAATGCCAGGCGCAACGATAAGGAGCTCTACAATGCGACCTTGTCGGCGGCAGAATTGGCCACGAATCTATCCAGCACGCTGAAGGCTCACCAACAGCAGTGCCACGCCCAGCAGGCAACCACCCCCAAGACACTCGCCGAGGTGGAGAAGACGCTCTTCAATAAGGAAACGGAGCAGTtaatggaaattgaaaagttaCGCAAGAAACTCGAGGACACGGAGCGAGAGATGGCAAAGTTAATTGCCGAAATGAACACCGATCAGTATGAGGCAAAG CAAcacgacaacaacgaaaatACGAATTTGACCAATGTAGAAAACCAAAACATTTCCAATGGGCATACAATCATCGATCAGGATCAGGACAAGGCAAAAGCAGCTAAAGagaataaacaacaacaacagcaaaagaaacGTCGTGACATCAGCGCTGAGCGCGAAGTAACG TCCAGAAAATTGGAAGATAATCTACCCGAGCCGCAGTCCATTTATTTGGAAGGCGCCTTGGCACACGACTCACAGATTTTGGTGACCGATTCACAAACAAAACGTGAAGAGGTCTATGACTCTGAGCTGAATGGATCATCTGAAGAACCGGCT GTCATACTCAGTAGCAAGATGACGTTATCATTGATTAATTTGGAtacaaatcaacaaaatggTAGCGAGAACAAACAGGAAATCGAAAGTCCCTTGGCAGatgatattgaaataattggaCACGACGAACACTAA
- the LOC117783619 gene encoding uncharacterized protein LOC117783619 isoform X16, translating into MPTKSSTGAGSKSKSRTGTEESMSPRKMGIIAIVTVVGCIAILWPKVFHPMMFGGTPPKPNYKDPQQRAGPGGCCDVVLDREEFMNATKPALEPFGPHLYRKQVNLYTGEISLRQERPAHLHPESIYQAMRERGRAIPATPTVPIVERKTSPSNPPPRIVDGRPGPIPGMRPPMGAGALHQPQQRGGSSMGFLMPLYTIGIVVFFGYTIMKIVFKKQVPNAPYGPAPTDPSFRQEVFGQQNHSQVEDLGGTKLATRQQRKYEFDQCRKPKHFQWAYNHRSGSGQGKSS; encoded by the exons ATGCCGACAAAATCGTCGACTGGGGCAGGATCGAAGTCGAAGTCTCGCACGGGAACGGAGGAGAGCATGTCACCCAGAAAAATGGGTATAATTGCGATTGTAACTGTGGTCGGATGCATCGCTATATTATGGCCAAAGGTATTTCATCCCATGATGTTTGGCGGTACGCCACCCAAACCAAACTATAAGGATCCCCAACAGCGCGCAGGACCAGGCG GTTGTTGTGATGTCGTACTTGACAGGGAGGAGTTCATGAATGCCACAAAACCGGCCCTTGAGCCTTTTGGTCCGCATTTGTATCGCAAACAAGTTAATTTGTACACAGGCGAAATAA GTTTACGGCAGGAGCGACCTGCTCATCTGCATCCGGAGTCCATTTACCAGGCGATGCGTGAGCGAGGACGTGCCATACCTGCCACGCCTACTGTTCCGATTGTAGAGCGCAAGACTTCGCCGAGCAATCCACCGCCTCGTATTGTTGACGGACGG CCTGGACCTATACCTGGCATGCGACCTCCAATGGGAGCAGGCGCCTTGCATCAACCTCAGCAACGTGGAGGCAGTAGCATGGGATTCCTGATGCCCCTCTATACCATTGGCATTGTGGTATTTTTTGGATATACGATTATGAAG ATTGTTTTTAAGAAGCAAGTACCAAATGCTCCCTATGGACCCGCCCCAACAGATCCAAGCTTTCGTCAAGAGGTGTTTGGACAGCAGAACCACAGTCAGGTCGAAGACTTGGGCGGTACGAAATTGG CAAcacgacaacaacgaaaatACGAATTTGACCAATGTAGAAAACCAAAACATTTCCAATGGGCATACAATCATCGATCAGGATCAGGACAAGGCAAAAGCAGCTAA
- the LOC117783619 gene encoding uncharacterized protein LOC117783619 isoform X14, with amino-acid sequence MPTKSSTGAGSKSKSRTGTEESMSPRKMGIIAIVTVVGCIAILWPKVFHPMMFGGTPPKPNYKDPQQRAGPGGCCDVVLDREEFMNATKPALEPFGPHLYRKQVNLYTGEISLRQERPAHLHPESIYQAMRERGRAIPATPTVPIVERKTSPSNPPPRIVDGRPGPIPGMRPPMGAGALHQPQQRGGSSMGFLMPLYTIGIVVFFGYTIMKIVFKKQVPNAPYGPAPTDPSFRQEVFGQQNHSQVEDLGGTKLGSTTSTSNARRNDKELYNATLSAAELATNLSSTLKAHQQQCHAQQATTPKTLAEVEKTLFNKETEQLMEIEKLRKKLEDTEREMAKLIAEMNTDQYEAKMIAMKFLKRQPNF; translated from the exons ATGCCGACAAAATCGTCGACTGGGGCAGGATCGAAGTCGAAGTCTCGCACGGGAACGGAGGAGAGCATGTCACCCAGAAAAATGGGTATAATTGCGATTGTAACTGTGGTCGGATGCATCGCTATATTATGGCCAAAGGTATTTCATCCCATGATGTTTGGCGGTACGCCACCCAAACCAAACTATAAGGATCCCCAACAGCGCGCAGGACCAGGCG GTTGTTGTGATGTCGTACTTGACAGGGAGGAGTTCATGAATGCCACAAAACCGGCCCTTGAGCCTTTTGGTCCGCATTTGTATCGCAAACAAGTTAATTTGTACACAGGCGAAATAA GTTTACGGCAGGAGCGACCTGCTCATCTGCATCCGGAGTCCATTTACCAGGCGATGCGTGAGCGAGGACGTGCCATACCTGCCACGCCTACTGTTCCGATTGTAGAGCGCAAGACTTCGCCGAGCAATCCACCGCCTCGTATTGTTGACGGACGG CCTGGACCTATACCTGGCATGCGACCTCCAATGGGAGCAGGCGCCTTGCATCAACCTCAGCAACGTGGAGGCAGTAGCATGGGATTCCTGATGCCCCTCTATACCATTGGCATTGTGGTATTTTTTGGATATACGATTATGAAG ATTGTTTTTAAGAAGCAAGTACCAAATGCTCCCTATGGACCCGCCCCAACAGATCCAAGCTTTCGTCAAGAGGTGTTTGGACAGCAGAACCACAGTCAGGTCGAAGACTTGGGCGGTACGAAATTGG GGAGCACGACGAGCACATCGAATGCCAGGCGCAACGATAAGGAGCTCTACAATGCGACCTTGTCGGCGGCAGAATTGGCCACGAATCTATCCAGCACGCTGAAGGCTCACCAACAGCAGTGCCACGCCCAGCAGGCAACCACCCCCAAGACACTCGCCGAGGTGGAGAAGACGCTCTTCAATAAGGAAACGGAGCAGTtaatggaaattgaaaagttaCGCAAGAAACTCGAGGACACGGAGCGAGAGATGGCAAAGTTAATTGCCGAAATGAACACCGATCAGTATGAGGCAAAG ATGATTGCTATGAAGTTTCTCAAGCGGCAGCCAAATTTCTAA
- the LOC117783619 gene encoding resistance to inhibitors of cholinesterase protein 3 isoform X5, with protein MPTKSSTGAGSKSKSRTGTEESMSPRKMGIIAIVTVVGCIAILWPKVFHPMMFGGTPPKPNYKDPQQRAGPGGLRQERPAHLHPESIYQAMRERGRAIPATPTVPIVERKTSPSNPPPRIVDGRPGPIPGMRPPMGAGALHQPQQRGGSSMGFLMPLYTIGIVVFFGYTIMKIVFKKQVPNAPYGPAPTDPSFRQEVFGQQNHSQVEDLGGTKLGWREHQTRSTTSTSNARRNDKELYNATLSAAELATNLSSTLKAHQQQCHAQQATTPKTLAEVEKTLFNKETEQLMEIEKLRKKLEDTEREMAKLIAEMNTDQYEAKQHDNNENTNLTNVENQNISNGHTIIDQDQDKAKAAKENKQQQQQKKRRDISAEREVTVLGMEVTASCEGGQRWTGRPPTPVYRAPSEHSRKLEDNLPEPQSIYLEGALAHDSQILVTDSQTKREEVYDSELNGSSEEPAVILSSKMTLSLINLDTNQQNGSENKQEIESPLADDIEIIGHDEH; from the exons ATGCCGACAAAATCGTCGACTGGGGCAGGATCGAAGTCGAAGTCTCGCACGGGAACGGAGGAGAGCATGTCACCCAGAAAAATGGGTATAATTGCGATTGTAACTGTGGTCGGATGCATCGCTATATTATGGCCAAAGGTATTTCATCCCATGATGTTTGGCGGTACGCCACCCAAACCAAACTATAAGGATCCCCAACAGCGCGCAGGACCAGGCG GTTTACGGCAGGAGCGACCTGCTCATCTGCATCCGGAGTCCATTTACCAGGCGATGCGTGAGCGAGGACGTGCCATACCTGCCACGCCTACTGTTCCGATTGTAGAGCGCAAGACTTCGCCGAGCAATCCACCGCCTCGTATTGTTGACGGACGG CCTGGACCTATACCTGGCATGCGACCTCCAATGGGAGCAGGCGCCTTGCATCAACCTCAGCAACGTGGAGGCAGTAGCATGGGATTCCTGATGCCCCTCTATACCATTGGCATTGTGGTATTTTTTGGATATACGATTATGAAG ATTGTTTTTAAGAAGCAAGTACCAAATGCTCCCTATGGACCCGCCCCAACAGATCCAAGCTTTCGTCAAGAGGTGTTTGGACAGCAGAACCACAGTCAGGTCGAAGACTTGGGCGGTACGAAATTGG GTTGGCGCGAGCATCAGACAA GGAGCACGACGAGCACATCGAATGCCAGGCGCAACGATAAGGAGCTCTACAATGCGACCTTGTCGGCGGCAGAATTGGCCACGAATCTATCCAGCACGCTGAAGGCTCACCAACAGCAGTGCCACGCCCAGCAGGCAACCACCCCCAAGACACTCGCCGAGGTGGAGAAGACGCTCTTCAATAAGGAAACGGAGCAGTtaatggaaattgaaaagttaCGCAAGAAACTCGAGGACACGGAGCGAGAGATGGCAAAGTTAATTGCCGAAATGAACACCGATCAGTATGAGGCAAAG CAAcacgacaacaacgaaaatACGAATTTGACCAATGTAGAAAACCAAAACATTTCCAATGGGCATACAATCATCGATCAGGATCAGGACAAGGCAAAAGCAGCTAAAGagaataaacaacaacaacagcaaaagaaacGTCGTGACATCAGCGCTGAGCGCGAAGTAACG GTTCTTGGCATGGAGGTAACAGCAAGTTGCGAGGGCGGCCAACGGTGGACTGGACGCCCTCCAACGCCTGTTTATCGCGCCCCAAGTGAACAT TCCAGAAAATTGGAAGATAATCTACCCGAGCCGCAGTCCATTTATTTGGAAGGCGCCTTGGCACACGACTCACAGATTTTGGTGACCGATTCACAAACAAAACGTGAAGAGGTCTATGACTCTGAGCTGAATGGATCATCTGAAGAACCGGCT GTCATACTCAGTAGCAAGATGACGTTATCATTGATTAATTTGGAtacaaatcaacaaaatggTAGCGAGAACAAACAGGAAATCGAAAGTCCCTTGGCAGatgatattgaaataattggaCACGACGAACACTAA
- the LOC117783619 gene encoding resistance to inhibitors of cholinesterase protein 3 isoform X6, which translates to MPTKSSTGAGSKSKSRTGTEESMSPRKMGIIAIVTVVGCIAILWPKVFHPMMFGGTPPKPNYKDPQQRAGPGGLRQERPAHLHPESIYQAMRERGRAIPATPTVPIVERKTSPSNPPPRIVDGRPGPIPGMRPPMGAGALHQPQQRGGSSMGFLMPLYTIGIVVFFGYTIMKIVFKKQVPNAPYGPAPTDPSFRQEVFGQQNHSQVEDLGGTKLGSTTSTSNARRNDKELYNATLSAAELATNLSSTLKAHQQQCHAQQATTPKTLAEVEKTLFNKETEQLMEIEKLRKKLEDTEREMAKLIAEMNTDQYEAKQHDNNENTNLTNVENQNISNGHTIIDQDQDKAKAAKENKQQQQQKKRRDISAEREVTVLGMEVTASCEGGQRWTGRPPTPVYRAPSEHSRKLEDNLPEPQSIYLEGALAHDSQILVTDSQTKREEVYDSELNGSSEEPAVILSSKMTLSLINLDTNQQNGSENKQEIESPLADDIEIIGHDEH; encoded by the exons ATGCCGACAAAATCGTCGACTGGGGCAGGATCGAAGTCGAAGTCTCGCACGGGAACGGAGGAGAGCATGTCACCCAGAAAAATGGGTATAATTGCGATTGTAACTGTGGTCGGATGCATCGCTATATTATGGCCAAAGGTATTTCATCCCATGATGTTTGGCGGTACGCCACCCAAACCAAACTATAAGGATCCCCAACAGCGCGCAGGACCAGGCG GTTTACGGCAGGAGCGACCTGCTCATCTGCATCCGGAGTCCATTTACCAGGCGATGCGTGAGCGAGGACGTGCCATACCTGCCACGCCTACTGTTCCGATTGTAGAGCGCAAGACTTCGCCGAGCAATCCACCGCCTCGTATTGTTGACGGACGG CCTGGACCTATACCTGGCATGCGACCTCCAATGGGAGCAGGCGCCTTGCATCAACCTCAGCAACGTGGAGGCAGTAGCATGGGATTCCTGATGCCCCTCTATACCATTGGCATTGTGGTATTTTTTGGATATACGATTATGAAG ATTGTTTTTAAGAAGCAAGTACCAAATGCTCCCTATGGACCCGCCCCAACAGATCCAAGCTTTCGTCAAGAGGTGTTTGGACAGCAGAACCACAGTCAGGTCGAAGACTTGGGCGGTACGAAATTGG GGAGCACGACGAGCACATCGAATGCCAGGCGCAACGATAAGGAGCTCTACAATGCGACCTTGTCGGCGGCAGAATTGGCCACGAATCTATCCAGCACGCTGAAGGCTCACCAACAGCAGTGCCACGCCCAGCAGGCAACCACCCCCAAGACACTCGCCGAGGTGGAGAAGACGCTCTTCAATAAGGAAACGGAGCAGTtaatggaaattgaaaagttaCGCAAGAAACTCGAGGACACGGAGCGAGAGATGGCAAAGTTAATTGCCGAAATGAACACCGATCAGTATGAGGCAAAG CAAcacgacaacaacgaaaatACGAATTTGACCAATGTAGAAAACCAAAACATTTCCAATGGGCATACAATCATCGATCAGGATCAGGACAAGGCAAAAGCAGCTAAAGagaataaacaacaacaacagcaaaagaaacGTCGTGACATCAGCGCTGAGCGCGAAGTAACG GTTCTTGGCATGGAGGTAACAGCAAGTTGCGAGGGCGGCCAACGGTGGACTGGACGCCCTCCAACGCCTGTTTATCGCGCCCCAAGTGAACAT TCCAGAAAATTGGAAGATAATCTACCCGAGCCGCAGTCCATTTATTTGGAAGGCGCCTTGGCACACGACTCACAGATTTTGGTGACCGATTCACAAACAAAACGTGAAGAGGTCTATGACTCTGAGCTGAATGGATCATCTGAAGAACCGGCT GTCATACTCAGTAGCAAGATGACGTTATCATTGATTAATTTGGAtacaaatcaacaaaatggTAGCGAGAACAAACAGGAAATCGAAAGTCCCTTGGCAGatgatattgaaataattggaCACGACGAACACTAA